The genomic region AACGTTGACATGATCGCAGTGGAACAGTTGCTTGGCGCGCTCGCGGGCCAGATCTTCGATCTCGTCGACGTGCTTGCAGCCGCCGTAGTATCGCTTTCCAGGGTAACCCTCGGCATACTTGTTGGTCAGGATGGAGCCGACCGCCTCGAGCACGGCGCGGGAAACGTGGTTCTCCGAAGCGATCAGTTCAAGACAGAATGCCTGCCGTTCGCCTTCGGCGGTCAGAGCTCTGTAAACCGCGGGATCCGTGTTCTTGATGGTCGGGTAAGCTTCGAAATCCGACGCTATCGTGGCCATGCTTGTCATACCATACCTCAAATCGCAGGGAGGGAACCGGTCCGGAAACGACCGGCGGGTCCATTCAGGGCCTACAAATAGTCTGCACGCGGCAAAAAAGCAAACCGGGGCCGGCGGTGTGGCCCGGGGAGGAAACCGGGATGGAACCGGCGAGCAGCCCGAGCAGCAACGGGCTTTCTCGACATTGCCGTCGGAGGGCTGCGCTGCGCCCGCCGGCCGAACGGAAGGAGAGCAGGCCGACGACGGCGGCGCGTCGCGGTGCGAGCAAGGGCTCGTATTCCATTACTCGCCAAAGCCTTGACAGGGGATCCAGGAACGATACAAGACGATCAGAACACGACGGCTCAAGTCCCGTAACGTGCAGATGGGAGCATGAGGTATCGAGTGAAAACCCGATTCACGAGTCCTGATCCCGGTTTCCGGCAGCGGATGCGGACCAGCTTCAGTCGCCAGGGGTTTTTGCGGCATCTCGGCGTGAAGATGATCGACCTGCAGCCCGGGTATTGCGAGATGGAGGTTGCCTTCGGCGAGCATTTGTCGCAGCAACACGGCTACTTTCATGGGGGCCTGGTGGCCACGGTGGCGGATGTGGCGGCGGGGTATGCGGCCTTCAGCCTGACGGAGTCGGACGCCTCGATGGTGACCGCCGAGTTCAAGATCAATTTCATTGCACCCGCCAAGGGCGAGCGGCTGATCGCCCGCGGTTCGGTCGTCAAGCCGGGCAAGACTCTGACGGTCTGTCAATGCGACGTGGTCTGCATCAAGGATGAGGTTGAGACGACGTGCGCGGTCGCATTGGCGACGTTCATCGCGTTGCCGGGCAAGCCCGAGAAAACGACGTGAACAACGAGTCGGGAGTTCAAAAACGGCTGTTCGACGGCGGATTGAACAGGCCGGACTCACCCGACACGACAAAGGCCTCGGCCACCCGCTTGAGCGTTTCCCAATGCCGACGGATTCGCTCGGCTTCCCTGGGCTGAATCGCCCCGTCGTTGGCCACCGACCGGCTGACTTCCTCGAGCATGTCGCTGAATTCCTTGACCAGTCGCTGCGTGCCGAGCAGCAGGTCGGTGCTGAAGTCGCGGACGGTCATTTCCGGATTAGGGACAAAGAAACCACCGGCCCTGTTACAGAGCCAGTTGACGACTTCGACATCTCCGGTGGCATCGATGATGTCGGCCAGGCGGTCCAGCGGATTGCGTGCCCCGCTGGTGTCAGGATCGTTCTCGTCGTATTCCTGGCA from Phycisphaerae bacterium harbors:
- a CDS encoding PaaI family thioesterase, encoding MKTRFTSPDPGFRQRMRTSFSRQGFLRHLGVKMIDLQPGYCEMEVAFGEHLSQQHGYFHGGLVATVADVAAGYAAFSLTESDASMVTAEFKINFIAPAKGERLIARGSVVKPGKTLTVCQCDVVCIKDEVETTCAVALATFIALPGKPEKTT